CCCTGGTGGCAGGGCTGCTGTGGGGTGCGCGCCTGGGGGTGCAGTTCTCTCTATCGCTGGTGGTGCTCAAGGCGCTGCCGGTGCTGGTGCTGGGCGGCTTCGATTCGATCCTGGGCGCGGTGGTCGGCGGTTTGATCATCGGCGCGCTGGAGAAGCTGGCCGAGGTGTACCTGGGGCCATTCGTCGGTGGCGGCATCGAGAGCTGGATCGCCTACGTGGCCGCGCTGGCCTTCCTGCTGGTCAAACCGGGCGGGCTGTTCGGCCTGCGCCCCGTCGAGAGAGCTTGAGTCATGTCGACTGCATTGGACTCCACTTCCGAGCGCCCTGTGCGCGCCACCATCGCGCGAGCCCACGTGCCCTGGCCCACCTGGGCAACGCCCGCCGTGACGCTGCTGGTGGCCTACTTCGTGGTGCCGCTGGTGGCATCGGACTACTGGCTGGACGCCATCCTCATTCCGTTCCTCGCGCTGTCGCTTGCAGCGGTGGGCCTGAACCTGTTGACCGGCTACGCAGGCCAGTTGTCAGTGGGCTCGGCCGCCTTCATGGCAGTGGGCGCGTTCGCCGCATACAACTTCAACCTGCGCGTTGAGGGCCTGCCGCTGCCGGTGAGCATCGTGCTCGCCGGGCTGGCCGCCACCGCCATCGGCGTGGCGTTCGGGTTGCCGAGCCTGCGGCTGCGCGGCTTCTACCTGGCCGTATCGACCCTCGCCGCACAGTTTTTCGTGCAGTGGGCACTGACCAAGTACGGCTGGTTCAGCAACAACAACGCATCGGGCGTGATCGACGCGCCGCCCATCGTGGTGGCGGGCTTCGCGTTCGATACGCCGGCGCTGCGCTACGTGTTTGCACTCACGGTCGTGACGATCCTCACGGCACTGGTCTGGCGACTCGTGCAAACGCCCACTGGCCACCATTTCATTGCCGTGCGTGACAACGAAATGGCGGCACGCGTCACCGGCGTGCCCGTGCTGCGGACCAAGCTGCTGGCGTTCGCCATCTCATCGTTCGTCATTGGCGTGGCAGGGGTGCTGTGGGGTTTCGTCTATCTGCGCACGGTGGAGCCCGCGGGCTTCAATCTCGATCGATCGTTCCAGATCCTGTTCATCGTCATCATCGGCGGCCTGGCGACCATCCGGGGCGCGTTTCTGGGTGCTGCGCTGGTGGTGGTGTTTCCGCTGCTGCTATCCCGCTTTGGCGCGTTCGTGTTCGGCGGCCGGTTCGACTCCGGCGTGCTGGACCTCAGCCAGCGCATCGTGATCGGTGCGCTCATCGTGGCCTTTCTGATTGCCGAGCCGCAGGGCCTTGCCGCTCTGTGGCAGCGGGTGCTGCGCCGGATAAGCAACGTCGCGCGTGCAGCTTCCAGGCGCTGATTCCGTCCTCTTTCCCTACTCAACCTACGTCGTATCGATACCAGGAGCTTCTGCACCATGTCTCTCCCCCGCACCATCAAGATGGCGCTGCTGACCGGCGCGCTGGCCCTTTCTGGCCTGACCGGTCTGGGCGTACAAGCCGCCCATGCGGATGAGCAGTTCTTTCCGCTGCAAAGCTACCGCGTCGGCCCATATGCGGCCGGCGGCACGGGGTTCTTTGGCGGCTTCATCGATTACCTGAACCTCGTCAACACGCGAGACGGCGGCGTGGGCGGCGTCAAGCTGACCTGGGAGGAAGGCGAAACGCAGTACGAAGTGGAGCGCGGTGTGGAGGTGTACGAACGCCTGAAGACGCACCCCGGCATCGCCACATGGAACCCGCTGTCGGTCGGCATTGCGTACGCGTTGCTCGACCGGGTGACAGCCGACAAGGTGCCGTTGCTGACCATCAACCACGGCCGCACCGATACGACGGACGGCCGCGTGTTCAAGTACATCTTCCCGCTGCTGCTCAACCCGTATAGCGAAACCTCGGGCATCGTCAACTACATCGGCAGCAAGGAAGGCGGTGTCGACAAGCTCAAGGGCAAGAAGATCGTCGTGCTCTATCACGGCTCGCCGTACGGCAAGGAGACGATCCCCATCTATGAACTGCTGGCAAAGAAATACGGCTTCACGGTGCAGCAGATCGAGGTGCCGCACCCGGGCAATGAACAACAGTCGCAGTGGCTTGCCATCCGCCGCGCCAAGCCCGATTACGTCGTGCTGCGCGGCTGGGGCGTGATGAACCCGGTGGCGCTCAAGACGGCACAGAAGACGGGCTTTCCGGCCGACCACATCATCGGCAACGTGTGGTCCAACTCCGAAGAAGACGTGATTCCGGCCGGCGATGCCGCCAAGGGCTACGTCGCTATCACGACGGTTGCGGCGGGTGCCCAGTATCCGGTGATCCAGCAGATCACCAAGACGCTGTATGACCACGGCAAGGGCAACCTGCAAGACAAGAAGCGCATCGGCAGCGTGTACCACAACCTCGGCGTGCTCAACGGCATCCTGAACGTGGAAGCCATCCGCATCGCGCAGGCCAAGTTCGGCAAGCGCACGCTGACGGGCGACGAAGTCCGCTGGGGCCTGGAGAACCTGAAGATTGACGAAGCCCGTGCCGCCGCGCTGGGCGCCAAGGGCCTGTTCCACTCCATCAACGTCACGTGGGACAACCATGAAGGGGATGGCCGCGTCGCCTTCCAGCAGTGGGATGGCACGAAATGGAACGTGATCTCCGACTGGATTGCGCCGGACTGGAAACTGCTGCGGCCGATTATCGAGAAATCGTCGCTGGCGTACGCCAAAGAGAAAAACATCAAGGTACGCACGAGCATCAACGATTGAGTTCCGCTGTCTCTCCACCCTGCTCGACCACCTGGAGGTTCGCCATGACGCAGCCGCACGCCGAGACCTTGTTCGGCGCCCCCTACGAAACCCTTGCGCAGAAGTACCGCCCCGTCTTCCAGCGCATTCGCGAAACCGCCCTGCAGCGCGAGCACAACCGCCAGCTCGGCGTCGACGCCATCCAATGGCTGAAGCAGGCGGGCTTCGGCGCGGTGCGCGTGCCGGCCGAATATGGCGGCGACGGCGCCACGCTGCCCCAACTGTTCCAGCTGCTGATTGAGCTGGCCGACGCCGATTCAAACATCGTGCAGGCGCTGCGCGGGCATTTTGCCTTCGTGGAAGATCGCCTGAACGCACCGCGCGATGCGGGCAACGAAGTCTGGCTGCGGCGCTTCGTGGCCGGCGATCTGGTCGGCAACGCGTGGACGGAAGTCGGCGACGTGGCCATTGGCGATGTCATCACGCGCATCTCCAAACGGGACGGCCGCTGGGTTGCCAACGGGCGCAAGTACTACAGCACCGGAAGCATCTTTGCCGATTGGGTGGACCTGTATGCGCGCCTGGAAGACGGCACCGACGTGATCGCCGCCGTCAGCTCACATCAGCCGGGCGTGACGCACCACGACGACTGGAACGGCTTCGGCCAGCGCACCACCGGCAGCGGCACGTCGGTGTATGAGAACGCCGCCGTGGAAGACGAGAACATCTTCCCGTTCAGCAGCCGCTTCAAGTACCAGACGGCGTTCTACCAGCTGTTCCACCTCGCCACGCTGGCCGGCATTGCGCGCGCCATCACTCGCGAAGTTGCGCAGCAGGTGCGCGAGCGAAAACGCATCTTCAGCACCGGCAATGCCTCGGCGGTGGCGCAAGACGTCCAGGTGCAGCAGGTGGTTGGTGAGGTATCAGCATTGGCCTACGCAGCGGAGGCCACGGCCATTCGCGCCACGTTTGCCGCCCAGCGCGCCTACGATGCCCGCTGGGCCGGCGACGCTGCGCAGGAGCGCCAGGCCAACATCGAGGCGGAACTCGAATCCGCGCAAGGGCAGGTGGCGATCTCCGATCTGGTGTTGCGCGCATCCACGCAGTTGTTCAATGCGCTCAGCGCGTCGGCCACGGCGTCGAGCAAGGCGCTGGACCGTCACTGGCGCAACGCGCGCACGGTCGCTTCGCACAATCCGCTGATCTACAAGGCGCGCATCGTCGGCGACTGGCACATCAACGGCACCGAGCCACCGTACGTGTGGCAGATCGGTGCAGGGCCGGGTGCCGCGGCGACGCAGCCCATCGCGAAAGCAGCTTGAGGGCAATGGCGATGGGTGACTCCGCTGTGCTGCTGCGCGTCAACGGTGTGGAAGCGACGTACCAGAATGCCATCGTCGCCTTGCACAACGTGAACCTCACCGTCCAACGCGGTGAGGTGCACGCGCTGCTGGGGGCGAACGGTGCGGGCAAATCCAGCACGCTCAAGGCGATCTCGAACCTGCTGGTGCCCGAACGCGGCCAGGTGACTGCCGGCACGATCGTCTTCGACGGGCATGACGTCGCCCGCACCACGCCTGCGCAGCTCGTGCGCCTTGGGCTCGTTCAGGTGCTGGAGGGCCGGCGCTGCTTTCCGAACCTGTCCATCGAATCGAACCTCGTCACGGGTGCGCTGGGCCGCAGCGCATCGCGTGCAGAGACTGCTGCCGACCTGGAACGCGTGTACGCAATCTTCCCGCGCCTGAAAGCACGGCGCAGGGTCGCCGCCGGCCTCACGTCGGGCGGTGAGCAGCAGATGGCCGCCATTGGGCGCGCGCTGATGTCACGCCCGCGCCTGCTGGTGCTGGACGAGCCGTCGATGGGCCTCGCGCCCCTGGTCGTGCAGGACATCTTTGCGAGGCTGCGGCAGCTCAATCGTGAAGACGGGCTGTCGATCCTCGTGGCCGAACAGAACTCCACGGTGGCCCTCCAATACGCCGATCGCACCACGGTGCTGGAGGCGGGCGTCACCGTGCTCAATGACACGGCTGAGGCGTTGGGCCAGCGTGAGGACATCCAGCATTTCTACTTTGGCCGCGATGTTGCGCACCAAGCACCAGCCTTGGCGCGAGCGGTCCATTCGTCTTTCCCGATTGTTCATGACAACAGAAACGGCAATCTTTCCTGAAACCGAAACCCTTGCTGCGCCGGCCCCGCAATCCGCCAAGGCACTGGCTGCCCAGTTCGCCCGAACGGCGGTGGAACGCGATGCCGTGGGTGGCACGCCCTTGGCCGAACGCGACGCGTTGCGGCGCAGCGGCCTGCTCTCCCTGGCGATTCCCAAGCGCTATGGCGGGCACGGTGCCAGTTGGGCCGAGACGTTGGATACCGTGCGCGAGTTCGCGCAGGTGGATAGCTCCATCGCCCACGTTTATGGCTTCCACCATCTGCTCTTGGCCACCGTGCGACTGTTTGCACGGCCGGACCAGTGGGAGCCGTGGTACGAGCAGACCGCGCGCAAGCACTGGTTCTGGGGCAACGCGTTGAACCCGCTGGACGATCGCACCATCGTGCGCCGGTTCGACGGCTGGTACGAGTTCTCAGGCAAGAAGAGCTTCTGCTCGGGCGCCTTGGATTCGCAAATGCTGATTGCCTCGGGCATCGATGAACACAGTCACAAGCTGCTGGTTGCAGCGGTCCCGACTGCACGCGCCGGCATCACGCTCAACCACGACTGGAATGCTTTCGGGCAACGCCAGACGGACAGCGGCAGCGCCCTGTTCGAAAAGGTCCGAGTGGAAGAGAACGAACTGCTCCGCGATCCGGGGCCGCTCACCACGCCTTTTTCGTCGTTGCGCCCGTTGCTGGCGCAGCTGGTGTTCGTGCACCTGTTCCTGGGCCTGGCAGAAGGTGCGTTCGAGCAGGCCCGGCATTACACGCTGCATGAGGCGCGACCGTGGCATCGGTCTGCAGCCAAGCGTGCAAGCGAAGATCCGTACACGCTGGCCCACTACGGTGAGTTCTTTGTCGGCCTGGAAAGCGTACGCCTGCTGGCCCGGCAGGCGGCCACACGGTTTGATGAAGCGTGGGCGCACGGCCCCGCGCTGACCGCGCACGCGCGCGGTCATGTTGGTGTCGCAGTCGCCACTGCCAAGGTCGCAGCCACGCGGGTCGGGCTCGATCTGACCAGCCGGATGTTCGAGACGACCGGCGCACGCGCCACGCATGGCGCGCTCGCGCTGGATCGCTTCTGGCGGAACCTGCGCACGCAGACGCTGCACGACCCCGTCGATTACAAGCTGCACGAGCTGGGCGACTGGGCGCTGAATGGCACGCTGCCCGAACCTTCCTTCTATTCCTGACCCCACGCGCTGAATGGAAAATCATGGCGACGTTCCCTGTATGGCCTCCGCCGCCTGGCCAGGAGCCGGCGGCCAGCACGCCAGAATGGATCTTCGAAGACCCGCGCTCCCGCGCCCTGCTCGATGAAGTCGAACAGGTGGCGCCCAGCGACGCGGCCGTGCTGATCTCTGGTGAAACCGGCACGGGCAAAGAGCTGATTGCCCGCTACCTGCACAACCGCAGCGCGCGGCAGGGAGGGCCTTTCGTGGTGGTGAGTTGCGGCGCCTTCTCCGACACGCTGGTCGATGCAGAACTCTTCGGCCACGAAAACGGTGCGTTCGCCGGCGCATTCGGCACGCAGGTCGGGTGGTTCGAGCAGGCCAACGGCGGGACGATCTTCCTCGACGAGGTCAACGACCTGCCCTTGCCTGTGCAGAACAAGCTGCTGCGCGTGCTGCAGGAGCGCGAAATCGTGCGCCTGGGCGGGCGCACGCCCATTCCGGTCGATCTCCGGATCGTCGCGGCCACCACCGTCGACCTGGAAACGCTGGTCCGGGAGAAGCGCTTTCGCAAAGATCTTTACTACCGGCTGAATGTCGTCAATCTCAACGTCCTCACGCTGAAGGAGCGTCCGGGCGACATCGTTCCGCTGGCACGCTACTTCATCAACACCTACAGCAAGCGACTCGGCCACGCGCGCGCCACACTCACACCGGCAGCCGAACGCCTGCTGACACAAAGCCCCTGGCACGGCAACGTGCGCGAACTTGAAAACGTCATTCATCGGACGCTTCTGCTGTGCGATGGAAACACCATCGATGCGCCCGAGCTGAGGCTGTCGAGCCGCTCTGCCTGTGCGCAAGCTCAGACCGAGACCGACCCACCCATTGCTTGCGCGACCGCGTCGACCACGCAACCTTCTGTGCCGTACAGCACAGACGAAGCTGACCTGCTATGCCAAGCGATCCAGCACCTCTGTAACGACAGCGTGGGGAATGTCTATCAACTGGTGGAAGATGCGCTGTTCCGGGAGGTTTTTCGGTACTGCCACTACAGTCAAAGCGACGCCGCACGCGTGCTGGGTGTAAGCCGCAACGTGGTGCGGGCCCGGCTGATTCGCCTGGGCGAGGTTGGCGCGCCGCGCACGTCACCTTTTGCCGCCAAGCCCGGGACACCGGCACACGAAGACGTGATGGGCACGTAGCTTGCTCGCCTGTGTAGGTTGCTTTTTGGGTTATCGATAGCCATCCCGCGTGAATCGTTCTTCGTCTTCTCTACTCAGCATCCAGGCGCTGCGGGGTTTCGCTGCGCTGTATGTCGTGGTGTTCCATTCCGGACTCGCCCTGGCCCATGCCGACGTCCCTGCGCTTGCGTGGCTCACGTCCCATGTGATCAAGCGTGGACATGTCGGTGTGGACGTGTTCTTCGTCATCAGCGGCTTCATCATTGCATGGGTCGCGGTTCTCGGCCCCAAGGGACCTGAGCCGGCCAACGAGTTTCTCGTCAAGCGGGCGTTCAGGCTTGCGCCGCCCTACTGGCTGATGTCGGTGCTGTATTCCACGTGGTTCAACCCGGTGTCGGCCGGCGTACTGCTCACCTCGCTCGCGTTTGTGCCGCAGGCCAATGTCGATGCGCCGTACTTTGGATACCCGCCGCTGTATGTCGGCTGGTCGCTCAACTACGAAGTATTCTTCTACGCGCTGTGTGCGGTTGGGCTGGCGCTCTTTGGCCGGCGCGCGCTCGGGCTGGTGGCACTGGCGCTGTTCACGACGACGATCATCGTTCCGTTCTGGCACAGCGGCGTCGTGCAGGGCAACCCGGAAGCCTTGTACCACTGGGCCTCACCACTGCAGGCCATGGCAGCGAATCCGCTGGTGCTGGAGTTTTTGCTGGGCGCAGGGTTGGCATGGCTGTATGCGGCACATCGGCATCGCCTGACACCGGCCGTTGCGCGTGTCCTGATGGCAATTGGCGTGGCAACGTTCGTGATATCGGTCGTCGGCCCGGTCCCGAAGTTCGATCTGCTGGCGCGTGGGCTGCCCGCAGGCGCGTTGCTGTTCGGCATGGTGGCCATGGAGCACTGCGGCGAGCTGCGCATGCCCCGCGTCGCGGTGTGGCTGGGAGAGCTGTCGTATGCACTCTATCTCGCGCACCCGGCCGTGATCGAAGCCACGCATCGCGTGGTGGGCAGGCTCGCACCGGAATGGATCGGCACCCAGCTGATGGTGTTTGCCGTCAACCTGGCGCTTACGCTGGCGCTGGCCGTGCTGGTGCATCGTTATGTCGAATTGCCGTCAATCGCCCTAGGCCGCCGTGCCGTCGAGTGGATGCGCAGCCGCCGGCACGCCTGGCGCATCCGCCTGAGCCCACAAAAGCCTTGAGCGGCGCATAACGTTTCCGGTTTTTATTCGTTCGCTGCGCGACGGGCGTCTCAGACAATGGCTGCCTCAGAAACAATCTGTCGCTCGCCATGTCCATCCCTTCTTCCTCGTCCCGCCGATCTGCCTTCGCCTCCATCGCGTTGGCCGCGGCCGCCGCGCTCACAGCAACGGTGGCCCATGCCGATGCCACGCTCGACAAGATCCAGCAGCGCAAGAAGATTGTGGTTGGCGTGGTGCTCTCGGGTGGACCTTTCGGCTCCATCGACCCCGTCACGCAACGCGGCACGGGCTTCAACGTCGACCTTGCACAGGCACTCGGGCGCGGCCTTGGCGTAGAAGTGGAGACGGTGCAGGTACAACCTTCCAACCGCGTGCAGTTTCTGCAGCAGGGGCGTGTTGACGTCCTGGTTGCGGCGATGGAACTGAATCCCGAACGCGCGGAGCTGCTCGCACATGTGCCGACGCCCTACTATCGCGTGGGCGGCGTCGCGCTGGTCGCGCAGGACAGCCCGGTGCACCAATGGAGCGACTTGAAAGGCAAGGACGTCTGCCTGTCGCAAGGCAGCAGCTATGCCAAGCCGCTGGCAGCTGACATCGGCGCGACGCCCAAGGGCTTCAAGAGCCCGGCCGAATCCCTGCTGGCCCTGCGCGGCAACAACTGCGCCGCCGCCGTGCACGACGCCACGCTGTTGCAGCCGCTGCCGCGCAGCAACCCCGAATGGAAGGACTACCGCATCGTCGGCCCCGACCTCATCCCTTCGCCCACCGTCATCTGGGCGCGCAAGGGCGAGAACGACACCGTGGCCGCACTCGACCGTATCGTGCAGGGCTGGCACCGCACCGGCTGGCTGATCGAAACGGAAAAGAAGAACGGCATCCTGCCGCCTTCGCCCGCGCTGGTCGAATGGCATGACAAGCTGAAGGCCACGCGCGGCTGATCGAGAGGCTGCAGTTGACTGACGATCTGCTCACGCGGGCGATTGCGCTGGTGCGCCACGCCGGCCTCGACTACGGCTTTCTGGCCGAGGCGTATGAGCGCCATGCGCTGCTGCAAGGCGCGAAGGTTTCGCTGCTGGTGATGCTGAGCACCGTGGTGTTGAGCCTGGTCTTTGGTGTCGGGCTTGCACGGCTGCTGGTGTCGCCGCACAAGCGCGTGAGATGGCTCGCTCAGGGCTTTATCGAACTGACGCGCAACACGCCCACGCTCGTGCAGTTGTGCTGCGCGTTCCTCGTCGTCAACACGCTCATCACGCAAACGCTGTCGCAGTGGCAGCTGACCAACCCGCTCACACCGTTCTTCTGGGCGGTGACATTGCTCTCCCTGCACAAGGCGGCTTTTCATGCAGAAGCCCTGCGTGCCGGCATTGAAGCCGTGCCACCCGCCATGCTGGAAGCTGCAACCTCGCTCGGCTTCAGCGCACGCGAGCGCCTGTGGCGCGTGCAACTGCCGCTGGCACTTCGCGCTGCATGGCCCTCGCTAATGAACAACACCGTCGAGCTGGTCAAGGCATCGTCGCTGGCATCCGCCATTGCGGTGGGCGACCTCACGTATAGCGCGCTGATGATCTGGACACAGCGCGACAACGTGCTCGAATGCATGGTGCTGTTGCTGCTGTTCTACGGCGTGGTGACCTATGCAGTGCATGCGCTGGGCGTGTGGATCGAAGGCCGGTTGCGGATGCCGGGGTACGGTGCCACCGGCCACACCACACTGGGGGGCGCCGCGCATGCCTGACACCCTTTTCGCCACGCTTTTGCATTGGTCACCCGCATTGCTTCGGGGGCTGGGCATCAACGTCGGCATCAGCTTGCTGGCCGTCGGGCTGGGCACTCTCGTCGGGCTGGCGATTGGCGCCCTGCACTTGTCGCCGGTGCGTGGGCTAAGACATCTCGCCGGCGTTTATGTCATCGCGTTCCGCAATGCGCCTTGGCTTGTGCTGGTCTACGGCATTGCGTATGCGGTGCCTTTCGAAATTGTCGTGCGCGGCCACGTGATCCCGTTTCCGGATTGGCTCAAGGTGACGTTCGCGCTGGCATTGCCGGCAAGTGCTCATGTGGCGGAAATCTTCCGTGGCGCAGTGCAGTCGATCCCGCAGACGCAGTGGGAAGCCGCTGCGTCGTTGGCATTTACGCGGCGGGACATCCTTTGGCGCATCGTGCTGCCGCAGTGCGTGCAGCGCATGCTGCCTTCGTGGATGAACCTGTATGCCGTCATCACCATGGGCACGGCGCTGGCGTCTCTGGTGGGCGTGCACGATCTGCTCGACACTGCCCAGATCGCCAGCAACACGGTCAACCGCACGCCGTTTACGGTGCTGACCTACTTCACCGTGCTCGCCTTGTTCTTCCTCTACTGCTACCCGATTTCGCGCCTGACCCGGCGCATGGAGCGCGCGCATGTCGCTGCCTGAACTTCTTCCTCTCGATACACCCACGCCGGTTGCCCCGCCGCTCGTCTCGCTACGCGACGTGCACCTGAGTTTCGGCATCACGCCGGTATTGTCGGGCATCGACCTCGACGTCCAGCGCGGGCAAGCCGTGTCCATCATCGGGCCGTCGGGCTCGGGCAAGTCAACGCTCCTGCGTTGCATCAGCGGCTTGCTCCGGCCGCAGCGCGGCAGCATCACCGTGGATGGCATCCGCGTCGACCAACTCGCCACCGAAGAAGACACCATTGCCCTGCGCAAGCGAATCGGTTTTGTGTTCCAGCAGTACAACCTGTTTCCGCACCTGAGCGTGCTCGACAACCTGATCGCCGCACCCGTGCGCGTGCTCGGCAAGGCGCGCCCAGACGCTGAAGCCACCGCGCATGCGCTGCTCAAGAAAGTCGGACTGGAGGACAAGGCCCGCGCGCACCCCGGACAGCTCTCCGGCGGCCAGCAGCAGCGCGTTGCGATTGCCCGCGCGCTGGCCATGGAGCCGGAACTGATCCTGTTCGATGAAGTGACATCCGCTCTCGATCCGGAAACCGTTGGCGAAGTCCTCAACGTCATCGGCGAATTGGTCGACGACGGCCTGACCTGCGTCCTGGTCACGCACGAAATGGCCTTCGCGCGTGCCATCAGCGACGAGGTTGTGTTCACCGAGCACGGCGTCGTGGTGGAGCGCGGCCCGGCAGAACAGGTTTTTTCCTCCCCGACGAGCGAGCGCACACGTGCATTCCTGTCGCGCGCGCTATCGGGTCATGCGGGTGCGCGGCCGACTGTCCACGCACCATGGCACGCCGCCTTCGCCAGCACGACGTT
Above is a genomic segment from Ralstonia pickettii containing:
- a CDS encoding amino acid ABC transporter ATP-binding protein — protein: MSLPELLPLDTPTPVAPPLVSLRDVHLSFGITPVLSGIDLDVQRGQAVSIIGPSGSGKSTLLRCISGLLRPQRGSITVDGIRVDQLATEEDTIALRKRIGFVFQQYNLFPHLSVLDNLIAAPVRVLGKARPDAEATAHALLKKVGLEDKARAHPGQLSGGQQQRVAIARALAMEPELILFDEVTSALDPETVGEVLNVIGELVDDGLTCVLVTHEMAFARAISDEVVFTEHGVVVERGPAEQVFSSPTSERTRAFLSRALSGHAGARPTVHAPWHAAFASTTFAI